Genomic segment of Caproiciproducens sp. NJN-50:
TTCTTGGCTATGTGGACGCATGCAACGAGCATGGAATTCAGCCGCTTTTCGTCGACAGCGGCTTCGATTACGCAGAAGGGCGGAGTTCGGCACGGGAGCTGTTCCGCCGCTTTCCCGACGCGGAGGGCGTCCTCGCCGTCAGCGACATGGCCGCGTTTTCCCTGTTCAAACTATTGCGCGAGCAGGGCCGCAGCGTTCCGGAAGACGTGATGATCGTCGGCTACGACGGTGTGGAACTGAGCGAACTGATGACGCCTGCCTTGACCACCGTGGCCCAGCCCATCGAGGCGATCGGGCGCAGGGCGGTGAGCCTGATTCTGGAACAGGTGGAAAACGGCCGTATCGAGCAGCGGGAGAACATTCTCCCCGTCGCGCTGAAGATACGCGAAACGACCAAACAACTTTGACAAAGGAAGCGGCTTATGGGTAAAAGAATTTTTTTGATCGTACTGGACAGTGTCGGCATCGGGGCGGAACCGGACGCCGCGGAATACGGGGACGAGGGCAGCAATACGCTCGCGGCCTGCGCGAAGAGCGCCGACTTTGCCATGCCGAACATGCAGCGGCTGGGACTCTTCAATATCGACGGGGTCGCCTGCCGTCCCGGCGCGGAGAAACCGCAGGGCGCGTTCGCCCGCCTCCGTGAAATTTCCAAGGGCAAGGACACGACCATCGGCCACTGGGAAATTGCCGGAATCGATTCTCCAAAGCCGCTGCCGACTTATCCGAACGGTTTTCCTCCGGAGGTGATCCGGGCATTCGAGCAGGGGACCGGCCGCCGTTCGCTTTGCAACAAGCCTTATTCGGGCACCGACGTCATCCGCGACTACGGGAAAGAGCACGTCGAAACCGGCGCGCTGATCGTCTATACGTCGGCGGACAGCGTGTTTCAGATCGCCGCGCACGAGTCGGTCGTCCCGCTGGAAGAATTGTACCGGGACTGTAAAATCGCGCGCGGAATTCTCACGGGGAAGCACGGCGTCGGCCGCGTGATCGCCCGTCCGTTCGTCGGGGAATATCCCAATTTTACGCGCACCTCGAACCGCCACGACTTCTCCATTGAGCCGCCGAACACGACCATGCTCGACCAGCTTTCGAAAAACGGCCGCGACGTGATCGCGGTCGGCAAAATCAACGATATTTTCGCCGGAAAAGGGATTGGCGAGGCAATTCGGACAAAAGATAACCCTGACGGCATTGAGAGGACGATCGAACTGACGGGCCGCGATTTTGAAGGCCTGTGCTTTGTCAATCTGGTGGATTTCGACATGCTTTACGGCCACCGCAACGACGTGGAAGGCTACGCGAAGGCCCTGTCCTGTTTTGACCGGAAACTGCCGGAAATTCTGGCGGGCCTTCGCCCTGACGATCTTCTGATGATTACCGCCGACCACGGCTGCGATCCGTCCACCCCCAGCACCGACCACTCGCGGGAGTACATCCCCTGGGTCGTCTGCGGAAAGCCGGTCCGCGCAGGGGCAAATCTCGGCACGCTGCCGACGTTCGCGGATATCGGCTCGACCGTCCTCGATTATTTCGGGATCAAATCCGAGATCACGGGGACATCAAGGCTTGACAGAATTCTTGGATAAATTGACCGGATCCCGGGGCCGTTACGCGTCCCGGCGGAAACAGGAGGAGAATCATGCAAAACACACCGACGCCGCATAACGGCGCGAAGGCCGGGGAGATTGCAAAGACGGTGCTGATGCCCGGCGACCCGCTCCGCGCGAAATATATCGCGGAGCATTATCTTGAAAATTCAAAATGCTTTAACACCGTGCGCAATATGCTGGGCTACACCGGCACCCGGAATGGAAAATCCATCTCCGTCATGGGCGGAGGAATGGGAATGCCGTCCGTCGGAATCTACACCTATGAACTTTTCCATTTCTATGACGTGGACAACATCATCCGGGTCGGCTCCGCCGGCGGGATCGCGGACGGCGTCCATGTGAAAGACATCGTCGCCGCGATGGGAGCTTGCACGGATTCCAATTACGCCGCCCAGTACCGGCT
This window contains:
- a CDS encoding phosphopentomutase; this translates as MGKRIFLIVLDSVGIGAEPDAAEYGDEGSNTLAACAKSADFAMPNMQRLGLFNIDGVACRPGAEKPQGAFARLREISKGKDTTIGHWEIAGIDSPKPLPTYPNGFPPEVIRAFEQGTGRRSLCNKPYSGTDVIRDYGKEHVETGALIVYTSADSVFQIAAHESVVPLEELYRDCKIARGILTGKHGVGRVIARPFVGEYPNFTRTSNRHDFSIEPPNTTMLDQLSKNGRDVIAVGKINDIFAGKGIGEAIRTKDNPDGIERTIELTGRDFEGLCFVNLVDFDMLYGHRNDVEGYAKALSCFDRKLPEILAGLRPDDLLMITADHGCDPSTPSTDHSREYIPWVVCGKPVRAGANLGTLPTFADIGSTVLDYFGIKSEITGTSRLDRILG
- the deoD gene encoding purine-nucleoside phosphorylase, which produces MQNTPTPHNGAKAGEIAKTVLMPGDPLRAKYIAEHYLENSKCFNTVRNMLGYTGTRNGKSISVMGGGMGMPSVGIYTYELFHFYDVDNIIRVGSAGGIADGVHVKDIVAAMGACTDSNYAAQYRLPGTFAPTADYGLLSRAVSGAEKLGISVKVGNVLSSDVFYGDDENALKSWRKMGVLAVEMEAAALYMNAVRAGKHALCLLTISDCPFTGESLSAAERETGFTQMMELALSLASF